From the Planktothricoides raciborskii GIHE-MW2 genome, the window TAAGCTGGTTCAATTCATCCGCGGGCATTCCTTGAAATCCTGAAGGCAGGTCTTGGGCGCGGATCACCAATTGAGACCAGTCTCGGCCTTGATTCCGTGGTTGCGTCCTTTGAGACGGCACATTTTGAGCCAGTATTTGAGCCTCAATCGGGCGATCGGTTTCCGCTTGACTGGGAGTCCCCCCGATCCATATCCCAGTAAACAGACAAATAACAACAAACAAGTTTTTTGGATGCATATTTGGATGCATATATTTTTGCTCCTTTGATTTCGTGGGTGTTATGTAGGCGTTATTTTGTAAGCGTTTCTGAATTCATTATGAGACGATTTGGGGATCAACAGGTGCCATTGCCCTGGACAAATACCTAACTATTCATCGGCAAAGATGAGGTTAGGGTGCCAACCCGGATTGACTCAAGGGAAAAACGCCGATATCTCCAGGCCAGGAATTGTCTCGACCAGATATTAAGACTCTCGCCTAAGTCCTGACGATGAATGCAGCATTATTTTTAAGTTTAGAATCTTAAAATACTGTAAAATTTTCACAAACCGATAAGATTGGTTTTATCTTCTACGGAAAAATCACTATGGCTATTGGCTACGTTGCCTTGGTTCTCCATGCCCATTTACCTTTTGTCCGACACCCAGAAAGTGACTATGTTCTAGAAGAAGAATGGCTCTATGAAGCCATTACCGAGACATATATCCCTTTACTGCGAGTATTTGAAGGACTCAGGAACGATGGGATTGATTTTAAAATCACGATGAGCATGACTCCGCCGTTAGTCTCCATGCTCCGGGATCCCTTACTACAAGAACGCTATGACGAACATTTATCTAAGCTCGAAGAACTGATCGAGCTAGAAATTGAACACAATCAACATAATGGCCACATCCGTTACCTCGCCGAACATTATGCCAGCGAGTTTAACGCAACTCGCGAGATATGGGAGCGTTATAGCGGAGATTTAGTAACGGCATTTAAACAATTCCAAGACAGCAATAACTTAGAAATTATCACCTGCGGGGCGACTCATGGCTATTTGCCATTGATGAAAATGTATCCCCAAGCTGTCTGGGCTCAATTACAAGTAGCGTGCCAGCATTATGAGGAAAACTTTGGTCGTCCCCCCAAAGGCATATGGCTACCAGAATGTGCTTATTATGAAGGCTTGGAGCGGATGCTGGCAGATGTGGGTTTACGCTATTTCCTGACTGATGGCCACGGGATTTTGTACGGTCGGCCTCGGCCTCGGTTTGGCACTTATTCGCCAATTTTCACGGAAACAGGGGTGGCGGCTTTCGGTCGAGACCATGAGTCTTCACAACAGGTTTGGTCTTCTGAGGTGGGCTATCCTGGTGCGGCGGAATATCGAGAGTTTTACAAAGACTTGGGCTGGGAAGCGGAATATGAGTATATTAAGCCCTACATTATGCCCAATGGACAGCGCAAGAATATTGGGATTAAATATCACAAGATTACCGGGCGCGGTTTGGGTTTAGGGGATAAACAACTCTACGATCCCTACTGGGCTAGAGAAAAAGCTGCCGAACACGCCGGGAACTTTATGTTCAACCGGGAAAGACAGGTGGATCATCTTTATAATCTGATGCAGCGTCCGCCAATTGTGGTGTCTCCTTACGATGCTGAGTTATTTGGCCACTGGTGGTATGAAGGCCCCTGGTTTATTGATTATTTATTCCGCAAGTCTTGGTATGACCAAGGGACTTATGAGATGACTCATTTGGCGGATTATCTGCGGACTCACAAAACTCACCAGGTTTGCCGTCCGTCCCAGTCCAGTTGGGGTTACAAGGGATATCACGAGTATTGGCTTAATGATACGAATGCTTGGATTTATTCCCATTTGCACAAGGGTGCGGAACGGATGATTTCGTTGAGCCTTCGCGAGGCGGCTGACGAGTTGGAAGAAAAAGCTCTGAACCAAGCGGCACGGGAGTTGTTGCTGGCGCAGTCTTCGGACTGGGCATTTATTATGCGGACTGGGACGATGGTTCCCTATGCGGTGCGGCGCACCCGATCGCATTTGATGCGGTTAAATAAAATCTATGATGATGTAAATAGCGGAAAAATAGATTCCGGTTGGCTGGAAAAAGTCGAGGCGATCGACAATATTTTCCCCAGTATTAACTATCGAGTGTATCGACCTCTATAATTGATATTTTGCAGGGATTGATTTTAGATTTTAGAGGGTTAATTTCATCTAAAATCTAAAATCTTTTCCAGCCAATCAAGAGTGAAAGAAAATTCATGTCCTCAAAATGGGTCTGCCCGCTTTCGGTGGAACCCGTTTTTTTATCAAAGCTATTCATTTGGTGCTGGCTATTCGGGGCGATACCGCGCAGCGGATCCCGAAGCTTGCCCCCGCGAATGCGGGGGGTTCGCCCAACAAAGCCAAGAAACATTCTTCAGGACTGCTCCTACTTTATTGAAAACCGAAAATTTCACCCAGAGCCCGCAAAATATCTAGATAAAAATTGCCCCCCATTTCTCTAAATAACTCAAAAGGCATTCCTGGATTGCCAAAAAAAGGTCGGAGTGTCCAACCGAGTTGACAGCCCACTAATCCATACAGAATCAACCACAATTGCAAAATTTTCTCGCGGGTTTCTTGCCCTACCAATTCGTTTTCTGAGAAGGCTTGCATTGCTTCATAGAAAAATTTAATCCCCAAAAATCCGGTTAGACTAAATATGATTACATTCAACAATTTAAAAAATTGATAGTTATTGGTAGTCGTCGTCATAAATAACAAGGTGATGGGCGCAAAGCTAAATAATAAGACGCTAATCACCGCCATTGCTGATA encodes:
- a CDS encoding glycoside hydrolase family 57 protein, which gives rise to MAIGYVALVLHAHLPFVRHPESDYVLEEEWLYEAITETYIPLLRVFEGLRNDGIDFKITMSMTPPLVSMLRDPLLQERYDEHLSKLEELIELEIEHNQHNGHIRYLAEHYASEFNATREIWERYSGDLVTAFKQFQDSNNLEIITCGATHGYLPLMKMYPQAVWAQLQVACQHYEENFGRPPKGIWLPECAYYEGLERMLADVGLRYFLTDGHGILYGRPRPRFGTYSPIFTETGVAAFGRDHESSQQVWSSEVGYPGAAEYREFYKDLGWEAEYEYIKPYIMPNGQRKNIGIKYHKITGRGLGLGDKQLYDPYWAREKAAEHAGNFMFNRERQVDHLYNLMQRPPIVVSPYDAELFGHWWYEGPWFIDYLFRKSWYDQGTYEMTHLADYLRTHKTHQVCRPSQSSWGYKGYHEYWLNDTNAWIYSHLHKGAERMISLSLREAADELEEKALNQAARELLLAQSSDWAFIMRTGTMVPYAVRRTRSHLMRLNKIYDDVNSGKIDSGWLEKVEAIDNIFPSINYRVYRPL
- a CDS encoding actin-binding WH2 domain-containing protein, which gives rise to MMPKQQFAAGKYFSVLIWLLQDRQNFLQEISQNVQLYQKINALLICSSIFFAIYGGIIGASSSWQQALASMVKLPALYLMTLMICLPTLYFFNVFFGSRKPFGQYVALLLSAMAVISVLLFSFAPITLLFMTTTTNNYQFFKLLNVIIFSLTGFLGIKFFYEAMQAFSENELVGQETREKILQLWLILYGLVGCQLGWTLRPFFGNPGMPFELFREMGGNFYLDILRALGEIFGFQ